The proteins below are encoded in one region of Mauremys reevesii isolate NIE-2019 linkage group 15, ASM1616193v1, whole genome shotgun sequence:
- the LOC120383642 gene encoding olfactory receptor 10A7-like, with the protein MTDTEWRNQTTITEFILLGFGDLPDLQILLFLMFLVIYMATMVGNTLIVVLVVTDQHLHTPMYFFLGNLSYLETCYTSTFLPRLLASLLTGDRTISLSGCFTQMYFFGFLVATECYLLAAMSYDRYLAICKPLHYSTLMNTRFFLQLAAGSWLNGCLASTILILFMSPLIFCGPNEIDHFYCDPIPMIKLSCSDTHLIILMDFMLACVFTLPPFLLTLTSYVCIIATILKIPSTTGRQKAFSTCSSHLIVVTIFYGTIMIVYMLPKRDKFRDLKKVFSLCYTVLTPLVNPLIYSLRNREVKEALCKAVSKCGFHKNMQRLRDNNLA; encoded by the coding sequence ATGACAGACACCGAATGGAGAAACCAAACGACCATCACAGAATTTATCCTCCTGGGATTCGGGGATCTCCCTGACCTGCAAATTCTTCTTTTTCTAATGTTCCTAGTGATCTACATGGCAACCATGGTTGGAAACACTCTCATCGTGGTGCTTGTTGTGACAGATCAGcacctccacacccccatgtacttcttcctgggcaaCTTGTCCTacttggagacctgctacacctcgACCTTCCTGCCCAGGTTACTGGCCAGTCTGctgactggggacagaaccatCTCACTCAGTGGCTGCTTCACACAAATGTATTTCTTTGGGTTTCTGGTAGCTACGGAATGCTATCTCCTAGCAgcgatgtcttatgatcggtatttagcaaTATGTAAACCCCTGCACTATTCAACTCTTATGAATACCAGGTTTTTCCTCCAGTTGGCTGCTGGGTCATGGTTAAATGGTTGTTTGGCTAGTACCATCCTTATATTATTCATGTCACCATTAATATTCTGTGGCCcgaatgaaattgaccatttctatTGTGACCCCATCCCAATGATAaaactctcctgcagtgacacaCACCTGATCATATTGATGGATTTCATGCTAGCCTGTGTATTCACCCTGCCTCCATTCCTACTAACCCTGACCTCCTATGTGTGTATCATTGCCACCATCCTGAAAATCCCTTCCACCACCGGGAGGCAGAAGgcattttccacctgctcctctcacctcatcgTGGTGACAATTTTCTATGGCACAATAATGATTGTCTACATGCTACCAAAACGTGATAAATTTAGAGACCtgaaaaaagtgttttctctTTGCTACACAGTCCTGACTCCCCTGGTAAACCCCCTCATCTAtagcctgagaaacagagaggtcaaggaagCCTTGTGCAAAGCAGTCAGTAAATGTGGCTTTCACAAAAACATGCAGAGACTCAGAGATAATAACTTAGCCTGA